One window from the genome of Pseudomonas frederiksbergensis encodes:
- a CDS encoding oxidoreductase, protein MYLTPQHVLLAGATGLTGEHLLDRLLNEPTITRVLAPSRRPLAEHPHLENPVGEPAELLQRLEGPVDIAFCCLGTTIKKAGSEQAFRAVDLDLVVAFAKRARELGARHLIVISALNADAKSSIFYNRVKGEMEAALKAQDWPQLTICRPSLLLGDRVEPRLAEQLAGPLSKLIPGKYHGIEACQLARAMWRLALEEQDGVRVVESDELRRLGK, encoded by the coding sequence ATGTACTTGACGCCTCAGCATGTTTTGCTCGCCGGCGCGACCGGGTTGACCGGGGAACACTTGTTGGACCGGCTGCTCAATGAGCCGACCATCACCCGGGTACTGGCGCCTTCGCGCCGGCCACTGGCCGAGCATCCGCACTTGGAAAATCCGGTTGGGGAACCGGCCGAGTTGCTGCAACGGCTGGAGGGCCCGGTCGACATCGCGTTCTGCTGCCTCGGCACCACCATCAAGAAAGCCGGCTCCGAACAGGCGTTTCGCGCGGTGGACCTTGACCTGGTGGTGGCCTTCGCCAAACGTGCCCGAGAGCTGGGCGCACGGCATCTCATCGTGATCAGTGCGTTGAATGCAGACGCGAAGTCATCGATTTTCTACAACCGGGTCAAGGGTGAAATGGAGGCTGCCCTCAAGGCCCAGGACTGGCCGCAGTTGACCATCTGCCGGCCCTCGCTGTTGCTGGGCGATCGGGTAGAACCGCGTTTGGCGGAGCAACTCGCCGGGCCTTTGTCCAAGTTGATCCCGGGCAAATACCACGGTATCGAAGCCTGCCAACTGGCCCGGGCCATGTGGCGCCTGGCGTTGGAAGAGCAGGATGGGGTGCGGGTGGTGGAGTCGGATGAGTTGCGCAGGCTTGGCAAATAG
- a CDS encoding YceK/YidQ family lipoprotein, translating to MNKLLAVLLALQLTGCATARTLDAAKPGAPVVYAGTRLDLYALNGGCCAKDRFGAEAPSYPGLDLPGSALLDTLLLPLSLFTALGVGFQATGGL from the coding sequence ATGAATAAGCTGCTGGCGGTGTTGCTGGCCTTGCAACTGACCGGCTGCGCCACCGCTCGCACCCTCGACGCCGCCAAGCCAGGAGCGCCGGTGGTCTATGCCGGGACACGCCTGGACTTGTACGCCCTCAATGGAGGCTGCTGCGCCAAGGACCGTTTTGGTGCCGAGGCGCCGAGCTATCCGGGCCTCGACCTGCCGGGAAGTGCGCTGCTGGATACCTTGTTGTTGCCGTTGTCGTTGTTTACGGCGCTGGGAGTGGGGTTCCAGGCCACGGGTGGGCTGTAA
- the ubiX gene encoding flavin prenyltransferase UbiX, whose product MSTLLQDGGPERITLAMTGASGAQYGLRLLDCLVREEREVHFLISKAAQLVMATETDVTLPAKPQMMQAFLTEYTGAAAGQIRVYGKEDWMSPVASGSGAPAAMVVVPCSTGTLSAIATGACNNLIERAADVTLKERRQLILVPREAPYSSIHLEHMLKLSNLGVTILPASPGFYHQPQTIDDLIDFVVARILNLLNIPQDMLPRWGEHHLSCDE is encoded by the coding sequence ATGAGCACGCTTTTGCAGGACGGTGGCCCGGAACGCATCACGCTGGCGATGACCGGTGCGTCCGGCGCCCAGTACGGCTTGCGCCTGCTCGATTGCCTGGTGCGCGAGGAGCGCGAGGTGCATTTCCTCATCTCCAAGGCCGCGCAACTGGTGATGGCCACCGAGACCGACGTGACCCTGCCAGCCAAGCCCCAGATGATGCAGGCCTTCCTCACCGAATACACCGGTGCGGCGGCGGGGCAGATTCGTGTGTACGGCAAGGAAGACTGGATGTCGCCGGTGGCCTCGGGCTCCGGCGCGCCAGCGGCGATGGTGGTGGTGCCGTGTTCCACCGGCACACTCTCGGCGATTGCCACCGGGGCCTGCAACAACCTGATCGAGCGTGCGGCCGACGTCACGCTCAAGGAGCGCCGCCAGTTGATCCTGGTGCCGCGGGAAGCGCCGTATTCGAGCATTCATCTGGAGCACATGCTCAAGCTGTCGAACTTGGGCGTGACCATCCTGCCGGCCTCGCCGGGGTTCTATCACCAGCCGCAGACCATCGACGACCTGATCGACTTTGTCGTGGCACGGATCCTTAACCTGCTGAACATTCCCCAAGATATGTTGCCGCGCTGGGGCGAGCATCATTTGAGCTGCGATGAATAA
- the mpl gene encoding UDP-N-acetylmuramate:L-alanyl-gamma-D-glutamyl-meso-diaminopimelate ligase — MHIHILGICGTFMGSMAVLAKELGHHVTGSDANVYPPMSTQLEAQGIELTQGYDPAQLEPAPDLVVIGNAMSRGNPAVEYVLNKGLPYVSGPQWLADHVLQGRWVLAVAGTHGKTTTSSMLAWVLEHAGMSPGFLIGGVPQNFSVSARLGGTPFFVIEADEYDSAFFDKRSKFVHYRPRTAILNNLEFDHADIFPDLPAIERQFHHLVRTIPSEGLVIHPTTEPALQRVIEMGCWTPVQTTGAGGQWQVKLLKEDGSEFEVMFEGQSQGVVEWDMTGQHNVANALATLAAARHVGVVPSMGIAALSAFKSVKRRMEKVAEVRGITIYDDFAHHPTAIATTLDGLRKRIGDAPLIAIIEPRSNSMKLGAHRDGLPESVVDADQVIWYAPANLGWDLGATAALCTVPSIVSDSLEGIIERVKSQAQPGTHVVIMSNGGFGGLHGKLAEALK; from the coding sequence ATGCACATCCATATTCTCGGTATTTGCGGCACTTTCATGGGTTCGATGGCGGTCCTGGCCAAAGAGCTGGGCCACCATGTGACCGGTTCCGACGCCAACGTCTATCCGCCCATGAGCACGCAGCTGGAGGCTCAGGGCATCGAGCTGACCCAAGGCTACGACCCGGCGCAACTGGAGCCGGCGCCGGACCTGGTGGTCATCGGCAACGCCATGTCCCGTGGCAACCCGGCGGTGGAGTACGTGCTCAACAAAGGCCTGCCGTATGTCTCGGGCCCGCAGTGGCTGGCCGATCACGTGTTGCAGGGCCGTTGGGTCCTTGCCGTGGCCGGCACCCACGGCAAGACCACCACCAGCAGCATGCTCGCCTGGGTGCTGGAGCACGCCGGGATGAGCCCGGGCTTCCTGATCGGTGGCGTGCCGCAGAATTTCTCGGTATCGGCGCGCTTGGGCGGCACGCCGTTTTTCGTGATCGAGGCCGACGAATACGACAGTGCGTTTTTCGATAAACGCTCGAAGTTCGTCCACTACCGTCCACGCACGGCGATCCTCAACAACCTCGAGTTCGATCATGCCGACATCTTTCCCGATCTGCCGGCCATCGAGCGACAGTTCCACCATTTGGTGCGCACCATCCCCAGCGAAGGCCTGGTGATTCATCCGACCACCGAGCCGGCGTTGCAGCGCGTCATCGAAATGGGCTGCTGGACCCCGGTGCAAACCACCGGCGCGGGCGGGCAGTGGCAGGTGAAATTGCTCAAGGAAGACGGCTCTGAGTTCGAAGTGATGTTCGAGGGCCAGTCCCAAGGCGTGGTTGAGTGGGACATGACCGGCCAACACAACGTTGCCAACGCTTTGGCGACCTTGGCGGCGGCTCGTCATGTCGGCGTGGTGCCGTCGATGGGCATCGCCGCGTTGAGCGCGTTCAAGAGCGTGAAGCGGCGGATGGAGAAAGTCGCCGAGGTGCGCGGCATCACCATTTATGACGACTTTGCCCATCACCCGACGGCTATCGCCACCACCCTCGACGGTTTGCGCAAGCGCATCGGTGATGCGCCGCTGATTGCGATCATCGAGCCGCGTTCCAACTCGATGAAGCTCGGCGCCCACCGCGACGGCCTGCCGGAAAGCGTGGTCGATGCCGACCAGGTGATCTGGTACGCACCGGCCAACCTGGGCTGGGATCTTGGCGCTACAGCCGCGCTGTGCACGGTGCCGTCGATTGTCAGCGATTCCCTGGAAGGCATCATCGAGCGCGTGAAGAGCCAGGCCCAGCCCGGCACCCACGTGGTGATCATGAGCAACGGCGGCTTCGGCGGCTTGCACGGCAAACTGGCCGAGGCGCTGAAATGA
- a CDS encoding sigma-54-dependent Fis family transcriptional regulator, whose amino-acid sequence MHSNHLSRHAQQVLTVTQGKAHLQGPGSDPSIARSWLRCLEDYHLDPAQNLAPTVLEHGRVLESRERLQQVLHIAGTEMTSLHQQLSGAGHAVLLTDARGVILNCVTAPSERKIFERAGLWLGADWSEACEGTNGIGTCLVERQALTIHQEEHFRGRHTGLTCSASPVFDPQGELLAVLDVSSARPDVSRQSQFHTMALVNLSAKMIESCYFLRCFDNQWLLRFHLQAESVGLFSEGLMAFDGEGRICAVNQSALNLLGHMRGGLLGQRVEDFFDCSLDELMGRASAQASASWPLRTRDGRHLFAVLRGQPRSVPVQVAPAFKVVEPARLPGICLGDAALQEHFRKALRVYERDVPLLIHGETGSGKEAFAKAVHHASQRSGKNFVALNCAAIPESLIESELFGYRGGSFTGARKEGMRGKLQQADGGTLFLDEIGDMPLALQTRLLRVLEDRQVVPIGGEPEPVNVRIISATHRQLLDRVRDGSFREDLYYRLNGLEIPLPALRERSDKSQLLDFLLAEESGAEPVFIDEPARQALLGFDWPGNVRQLRNVLRTLAALCDGGRIGLEDLPAMIRQRPVAAVEAVAERPLEDAERLALLDALERQRWHMTHTAEQLGISRNTLYRKLRKHAIAR is encoded by the coding sequence ATGCACAGCAACCATTTGAGTCGCCATGCCCAGCAAGTCCTGACGGTCACCCAGGGCAAGGCCCATTTGCAGGGCCCTGGCAGCGATCCGTCGATTGCCCGTTCCTGGCTGCGCTGCCTCGAGGACTATCACCTCGACCCGGCCCAGAACCTGGCGCCGACGGTGCTCGAACATGGCCGGGTGCTGGAGAGCCGCGAGCGCTTGCAACAGGTGTTGCACATCGCCGGCACGGAAATGACCAGCCTGCATCAACAACTGTCCGGCGCCGGCCACGCGGTGCTGTTGACCGACGCCCGGGGCGTGATCCTCAACTGCGTCACCGCCCCCAGCGAACGGAAGATTTTCGAACGGGCCGGCCTCTGGCTCGGCGCCGACTGGAGCGAAGCCTGCGAAGGCACCAACGGCATCGGCACCTGCCTGGTGGAACGCCAGGCCCTGACTATCCACCAGGAAGAACACTTTCGTGGCCGCCACACCGGCCTGACCTGCTCGGCCAGCCCGGTGTTCGATCCCCAGGGTGAGTTGCTGGCGGTGCTCGACGTGTCCTCGGCCCGACCGGACGTGTCGCGCCAGAGCCAATTCCACACCATGGCCTTGGTCAACCTCTCGGCGAAGATGATCGAGAGCTGTTATTTCCTTCGTTGCTTCGACAATCAATGGCTGCTGCGCTTTCACTTGCAGGCCGAGTCCGTGGGGCTGTTCAGCGAAGGCTTGATGGCGTTCGACGGCGAAGGGCGGATCTGCGCGGTCAACCAGAGCGCGTTGAACCTGCTCGGGCACATGCGTGGCGGCTTGCTTGGCCAGCGGGTCGAGGACTTCTTCGACTGTTCGCTGGATGAGCTGATGGGCCGGGCCAGCGCCCAGGCCAGCGCCAGTTGGCCGTTGCGTACCCGCGATGGCCGGCATTTGTTCGCCGTGTTGCGCGGCCAACCGCGCAGCGTGCCGGTGCAAGTCGCGCCGGCCTTCAAAGTGGTCGAGCCCGCGCGTCTGCCAGGGATCTGCCTGGGGGATGCGGCGTTGCAGGAGCATTTTCGCAAGGCGCTGCGGGTCTACGAGCGCGATGTGCCGCTGTTGATCCATGGCGAGACCGGCTCCGGCAAGGAGGCGTTTGCCAAGGCGGTGCACCACGCCAGCCAGCGCTCGGGGAAAAACTTCGTCGCCCTCAACTGCGCGGCCATTCCGGAAAGCCTGATCGAGAGCGAGCTGTTCGGTTATCGCGGCGGCAGCTTTACCGGCGCCCGCAAGGAGGGCATGCGCGGCAAGCTGCAACAGGCCGACGGCGGCACGCTGTTCCTCGATGAAATCGGCGACATGCCCTTGGCCTTGCAGACTCGGTTGCTGCGGGTGCTGGAAGATCGCCAGGTGGTGCCCATCGGCGGCGAACCGGAGCCGGTGAACGTGCGCATCATCAGTGCCACCCACCGACAGTTGCTCGATCGGGTGCGCGATGGCAGTTTCCGCGAGGATTTGTATTACCGCCTCAATGGCCTGGAAATCCCGCTGCCGGCGTTGCGTGAGCGCAGTGACAAGTCGCAGTTGCTGGACTTCCTCTTGGCTGAAGAGAGCGGTGCCGAGCCGGTGTTTATCGACGAACCGGCGCGCCAGGCGTTGCTGGGGTTCGACTGGCCGGGCAACGTGCGGCAACTGCGCAATGTGCTGCGTACCCTTGCTGCGTTGTGCGACGGCGGGCGGATCGGGTTGGAGGACTTGCCGGCGATGATCCGCCAGCGCCCGGTTGCGGCGGTCGAGGCAGTGGCGGAACGGCCACTGGAAGACGCCGAGCGCCTGGCGCTGCTCGATGCACTGGAGCGCCAGCGCTGGCACATGACCCACACGGCGGAACAGTTGGGCATCAGCCGCAATACCCTCTACCGCAAGCTGCGTAAACACGCGATTGCCCGCTGA
- a CDS encoding aldehyde dehydrogenase family protein, with protein MRYAHPGTEGAIVSFKAKYGNYIGGEFVAPVKGQYFTNTSPVNGQPIAEFPRSTAEDIDKALDAAHAAADAWGATSVQARSLILLKIADRIEANLETLAITESWDNGKAVRETLNADIPLAADHFRYFAGCLRAQEGAAAEIDGNTVAYHIHEPLGVVGQIIPWNFPLLMAAWKLAPALAAGNCVVLKPAEQTPLGICVLMELIGDLLPPGVLNVVQGFGKEAGEALATSKRIAKIAFTGSTPVGSHIMKCAAENIIPSTVELGGKSPNIFFEDIMQAEPSFIEKAAEGLVLAFFNQGEVCTCPSRALVQESIYDEFMQVVMKKIEQIKRGDPLDTDTMVGAQASEQQFDKILSYLEIAKGEGAELLTGGQVEKLEGNLATGYYIQPTLLKGTNKMRVFQEEIFGPVVSITTFKDEAEALAIANDTEFGLGAGLWTRDINRAYRMGRAIKAGRVWTNCYHLYPAHAAFGGYKKSGVGRETHKMMLDHYQQTKNLLVSYDINPLGFF; from the coding sequence ATGCGTTACGCTCACCCCGGTACTGAAGGCGCTATCGTTTCGTTCAAGGCTAAATACGGTAACTACATCGGCGGCGAGTTCGTCGCGCCTGTCAAAGGTCAGTACTTCACCAATACATCCCCGGTCAATGGCCAGCCCATTGCCGAATTCCCGCGCTCCACGGCCGAAGACATCGACAAAGCCCTGGACGCCGCCCACGCTGCCGCCGATGCCTGGGGCGCCACCTCGGTCCAGGCCCGTTCGCTGATTCTGCTGAAAATCGCCGACCGCATCGAAGCGAACCTCGAAACCCTGGCGATCACCGAATCCTGGGACAACGGCAAGGCCGTGCGCGAAACCCTCAACGCCGACATCCCCCTGGCTGCCGACCACTTCCGCTACTTCGCCGGTTGCCTGCGGGCCCAGGAAGGCGCCGCCGCCGAGATCGACGGCAACACCGTGGCCTATCACATTCATGAACCGCTGGGCGTGGTCGGGCAGATTATTCCGTGGAATTTCCCGCTTCTGATGGCTGCCTGGAAACTCGCCCCGGCCCTCGCCGCCGGTAACTGCGTGGTGCTCAAGCCCGCCGAGCAAACCCCGCTGGGCATTTGCGTACTCATGGAACTGATCGGCGACCTGCTGCCTCCCGGCGTGCTGAACGTGGTGCAAGGTTTCGGCAAAGAAGCCGGCGAAGCCCTCGCCACCAGCAAGCGCATCGCCAAGATCGCCTTCACCGGTTCCACCCCGGTGGGCTCGCACATCATGAAATGCGCCGCCGAGAACATCATCCCGTCCACCGTAGAACTGGGCGGCAAGTCGCCGAACATCTTCTTCGAAGACATCATGCAAGCCGAGCCGAGCTTCATCGAGAAAGCCGCCGAAGGCCTGGTATTGGCCTTCTTCAACCAGGGCGAAGTCTGCACCTGCCCATCCCGCGCCCTGGTGCAGGAGTCGATCTACGACGAATTCATGCAAGTGGTGATGAAGAAGATCGAACAGATCAAGCGCGGCGACCCGCTGGACACCGACACCATGGTCGGCGCCCAGGCGTCCGAGCAGCAATTCGACAAAATCCTTTCGTACCTGGAAATCGCCAAGGGCGAAGGCGCCGAACTGCTGACCGGCGGCCAGGTGGAAAAACTCGAGGGCAACCTGGCGACCGGGTATTACATCCAGCCGACCCTGCTCAAGGGCACCAACAAGATGCGCGTGTTCCAGGAAGAAATCTTCGGCCCGGTGGTGAGCATCACCACCTTCAAGGACGAAGCCGAAGCCCTGGCCATCGCCAACGATACCGAGTTCGGCCTCGGCGCCGGCCTCTGGACCCGCGACATCAACCGCGCCTACCGCATGGGCCGGGCGATCAAGGCCGGTCGCGTGTGGACCAACTGCTACCACCTGTACCCGGCGCATGCCGCGTTCGGTGGCTACAAGAAGTCCGGCGTCGGGCGTGAAACCCACAAGATGATGCTCGACCACTACCAGCAAACCAAGAATCTGCTGGTGAGCTACGACATCAATCCGTTGGGGTTCTTCTAA
- the eat gene encoding ethanolamine permease, with protein sequence MPSDHANPQSATSSVDFEKVGSEYFQQRELKKGAAGWVLLVGLGVAYVISGDYAGWNFGLAQGGWGGMFLATLLMAAMYLCMCFSLAELSSMIPTAGGGYGFARSAFGPWGGFLTGTAILIEYAIAPAAIAVFIGAYCQSLFGIGGWMIYLAFYIIFIAIHIFGVGEALKLMFIITAVAALALGVFLVAMVPHFNVANLLDIPVKDAVGASPFLPFGYVGVWAAIPYAIWFFLAVEGVPLAAEETKNPKRDLPRGLIGAMLVLVAFALLILVIGPGGAGSNALMASGNPLVEALAKAYGGSTWMGSFVNLVGLAGLIASFFSIIYAYSRQIFALSRAGYLPRKLSETNKSKAPVLALVIPGIIGFGLSLTGQGDLLILVAVFGATISYVLMMAAHITLRIRRPKMDRPYRTPGGIFTSGVALVLACIAVVAGFLVDPRVVIGAAIIYGVLIAYFAFYSRHHLVAGTPEEEFAAIQKAEEALH encoded by the coding sequence ATGCCAAGCGATCATGCAAACCCGCAATCGGCAACGTCCTCGGTCGACTTCGAAAAAGTCGGCTCCGAATATTTCCAACAACGCGAACTGAAAAAAGGCGCGGCGGGCTGGGTCCTGCTGGTGGGCCTGGGCGTGGCCTATGTCATTTCCGGCGATTACGCCGGCTGGAACTTCGGCCTGGCCCAGGGTGGCTGGGGCGGGATGTTCCTCGCCACGCTGCTGATGGCCGCGATGTACCTGTGCATGTGCTTTTCCCTCGCCGAGCTGTCCTCGATGATCCCCACCGCCGGCGGCGGCTACGGTTTTGCCCGCAGTGCCTTCGGGCCCTGGGGCGGGTTTCTCACGGGCACGGCGATTTTGATCGAATACGCCATCGCCCCGGCGGCGATTGCCGTGTTCATCGGCGCCTATTGCCAGTCTTTGTTCGGCATTGGCGGCTGGATGATCTACCTGGCGTTCTACATCATCTTCATCGCCATCCACATATTCGGTGTCGGCGAAGCCCTCAAGCTGATGTTCATCATCACCGCCGTCGCCGCTCTGGCGCTGGGGGTTTTCCTGGTGGCGATGGTGCCGCACTTCAACGTCGCCAACCTGTTGGACATCCCCGTCAAGGACGCGGTGGGCGCCAGTCCGTTCCTGCCCTTCGGCTACGTCGGCGTCTGGGCGGCCATTCCCTATGCGATCTGGTTCTTCCTCGCCGTGGAAGGGGTGCCCCTGGCCGCTGAAGAAACCAAGAACCCAAAGCGCGACCTGCCCCGCGGTCTGATCGGCGCCATGCTGGTGCTGGTGGCCTTCGCCCTGCTGATCCTGGTGATCGGCCCGGGCGGCGCCGGCTCGAACGCGCTGATGGCCTCGGGCAACCCGCTGGTGGAAGCCCTGGCCAAGGCCTACGGCGGCTCGACCTGGATGGGCAGCTTCGTCAACCTCGTCGGCCTGGCCGGTTTGATCGCCAGTTTCTTCTCGATCATCTACGCGTACTCGCGGCAGATCTTTGCCTTGTCCCGTGCCGGCTACCTGCCGCGCAAACTCTCGGAAACCAATAAAAGCAAAGCACCGGTCCTGGCACTGGTGATCCCCGGCATCATCGGTTTCGGCCTGTCCTTGACCGGCCAGGGCGACCTGCTGATTCTGGTAGCCGTGTTCGGCGCGACCATCTCCTACGTGCTGATGATGGCCGCGCACATCACCCTGCGCATCCGTCGCCCCAAAATGGACCGGCCATACCGCACGCCGGGCGGCATCTTCACCTCGGGCGTGGCCCTGGTGCTGGCGTGCATCGCCGTGGTGGCGGGCTTCTTGGTCGATCCACGGGTGGTGATCGGCGCCGCGATCATCTATGGAGTGTTAATTGCTTACTTTGCTTTCTACAGTCGGCATCACTTGGTCGCAGGCACGCCCGAAGAGGAATTCGCGGCCATTCAAAAAGCCGAAGAAGCCTTGCACTAA
- a CDS encoding ethanolamine ammonia-lyase subunit EutB has translation MASFAHTVGAQTYRFDSLKDLMAKASPARSGDFLAEIAALNDGERVAAQMALADLPLSHFLQEMLIPYEADEVTRLIVDTHDKQAFAAVSHLTVGGFRDWLLSEAADEQSLRVLAPGLTPEMVAAVSKIMRVQDLVLVAQKIRVVTKFRGTLGLRGRLSTRLQPNHPTDEPAGIAASILDGLLFGNGDAMIGINPATDSTASICAMLEMLDAIIQRYDIPTQGCVLTHVTTSIEAANRGVPLDLVFQSIAGTEAANASFGISLNILKEGYDAGLSLNRGTLGNNLMYFETGQGSALSANAHHGVDQQTCETRAYAVARHFNPFLVNTVVGFIGPEYLYNGKQIIRAGLEDHFCGKLLGVPMGCDICYTNHAEADQDDMDTLLTLLGVAGINFIMGIPGSDDIMLNYQTTSFHDALYARQTLGLKPAPEFETWLANMGIFTQADGRVRFGDNLPPAFRHALAHLG, from the coding sequence ATGGCCAGCTTTGCACACACGGTCGGCGCCCAGACCTACCGCTTCGATAGCCTCAAAGACCTGATGGCCAAGGCCAGCCCGGCCCGTTCCGGGGACTTCCTGGCCGAGATCGCCGCGCTTAACGATGGCGAACGCGTGGCCGCGCAAATGGCTTTGGCTGACTTGCCCCTCAGCCATTTCCTGCAAGAAATGCTGATTCCTTACGAGGCCGACGAAGTCACCCGGCTGATCGTCGACACCCACGATAAACAAGCCTTCGCCGCCGTCAGCCACCTCACCGTCGGCGGTTTTCGCGACTGGCTGCTCAGCGAAGCCGCCGATGAACAAAGCCTGCGGGTACTGGCCCCGGGCCTGACGCCGGAGATGGTCGCCGCCGTCTCGAAGATCATGCGCGTGCAGGACCTGGTGCTGGTTGCGCAGAAAATCCGCGTGGTCACCAAATTCCGCGGCACCCTCGGCCTGCGCGGGCGCCTGTCCACGCGCCTGCAGCCCAACCACCCTACCGACGAACCCGCCGGCATCGCCGCGAGCATCCTCGACGGCCTGCTCTTCGGCAACGGCGACGCCATGATCGGCATCAACCCGGCCACCGACAGCACGGCCTCGATCTGCGCCATGCTGGAAATGCTCGACGCCATCATCCAGCGCTACGACATCCCCACCCAAGGCTGCGTGCTGACCCACGTCACCACCTCCATCGAAGCGGCCAACCGTGGCGTGCCCCTGGACCTTGTGTTCCAGTCCATCGCCGGCACCGAAGCGGCCAACGCCAGTTTCGGCATCAGCCTGAACATTTTGAAGGAAGGCTACGACGCCGGGCTCAGCCTGAATCGCGGCACTTTGGGCAACAACCTGATGTATTTCGAAACCGGCCAGGGCAGCGCGCTGTCGGCCAACGCCCACCACGGCGTCGATCAACAGACCTGCGAGACGCGGGCCTACGCCGTGGCGCGACATTTCAACCCGTTCCTGGTGAATACGGTTGTAGGCTTCATCGGCCCGGAATACCTGTACAACGGCAAACAGATCATCCGCGCCGGCCTCGAAGACCACTTCTGCGGAAAACTTCTGGGCGTGCCGATGGGCTGCGACATCTGCTACACCAACCACGCCGAAGCCGACCAGGACGACATGGACACCCTGCTGACCCTGCTGGGCGTGGCCGGGATCAACTTCATCATGGGCATCCCCGGCTCCGACGACATTATGCTCAACTACCAGACCACCTCGTTCCACGACGCCCTCTACGCCCGCCAGACCCTGGGCCTGAAACCGGCGCCGGAATTCGAAACCTGGCTGGCGAACATGGGCATCTTCACCCAGGCCGATGGCCGGGTGCGGTTCGGCGACAACCTGCCGCCGGCGTTTCGTCATGCCCTCGCGCATTTGGGATAA